GCGTCGCGGCGGACGAAGACTTTGCCGTTGAACACGCCCGTCGCCTTCCCGTCGATGATGCCGCGGTAGAGCTCGTTTGAGAAGCAGTTCGGCTTGGCGTGGTCGACGAGCGTGTGGTTGTCGACGTGCTGCGTGCCGTCGACGATGTAGAGCCCGTAGAGGTGGGTCTCGCAGCCCTCGCCATTCGGCACGGCGTTGACGTTGTTGCGGACGAGCGCACCGCCGAGCGTGTACGTGTGCGCGGCGAAGTAGCTCTGCGCCTCCTGGTACACCTGCACGGTGTTGACCTGCGACGCCTGCTCGCTCTCGGTCTGGAGCTGGAGCACGTTGATCCGCGCCGCGCGGCCGACGACGATCTCGGACACCCGGTTGCCGAACGTCTTCACGTCGCTCGTGCTGTGGTACGTCTCGACGACGAGGGCCTCGCTATTCTCGCCGAACACGTAGAGGTTGCGCGTCTGGAGGAGCGCGTCCTCATCGGCGTCGGTGACGTGGATGATCTGGATTGGCCGATCGAGCGTCACGCCTTTGTCAACACGGAGAAACACGCCGTCGAGGTCGAACTGCGTGTTGAGCGCGACGAAGGCGTCGGCGTCCACGTCCGCGTACTTCCCGAAATACGTCGCGACCGCATCGGCGTCGCTCTCCGCTGCGTCGCGGAGGCTCTCGACCGTGATGCCCGCCGGCAGCCCATTCGCGTCCCCGAGGTGCGGGGCGACGGTGCCGTTGACCACGATGAGCGTGTACGCATCGAAGCCGCTGATGCGGAGGTCCGCGACGTCGGCGGCGTCGAGGTCAGAGGGGGCGCCGGGCTCGATGACGGCGTAGTCGTGGCGGAGCGCCTTCTCGATGTTCGTGTACTTCCACGCCTCGTGCTTCCGCGTCGGGATGCCGAGCGTGTCGAACGAGGCGGCGGCCCGCTCGCGGAGGTCGCGGAAGGCGGACGGCGAGCCGTTCGAGCGCTGCTCGAGCTGGAACTCGTAGGCGGACGCGATCCGCTCGTTGAGGTCGGGGGTCTTCTCTAGCGTGTCGATCATGGTCGGCGGGTCAGTCGGTCTTGGCGGCAGGGGCGACCGGCCGGTCGCCCCTACGGAATCGGTCGGTGCTACGCCGTGACGGCGTCGTTGGCGTGCTCGCGGATCCAGTCGTAGCCCTTCGCTTCGAGCTCGTGGGCCAGCTCCTTGCCGCCGGACTTCACGATGCGGCCGTCCATCAGGATGTGGACCACGTCCGGGATGATGTAGTTGAGGAGCCGCTGGTAGTGCGTGATGAGCACGAACGCGCGCTCGGGCCCGCGGAGCTTGTTCACGCCCTCCGACACGATCTTCAGCGCGTCGATGTCGAGACCGGAGTCGGTCTCGTCGAGGATGGCGAGCTTGGGGTCGAGCATAGCCATCTGGAAGATCTCGGCGCGCTTCTTCTCGCCGCCCGAGAACCCCTCGTTGACCGAGCGCTGCATCAGCTTGTGGTCGAGGTTGACGAAGTCGGCCTTCTCGCGCATGAGCTTCATGAAGGCGGCGACGTTCATCTCCCCTTCGCCGCGGTGCTCGCGCATCGAGTTGACGGCGGTGCGGAGGAACTGCATCGTGCTCACGCCGGGCAGCTCGACGGGGTACTGGAAGGCGAGGAAGACGCCGTCGCGGGCGCGCTCCTCGGGGTCCATGTCGAGGAGGTCCTGGCCGTGGTACGTCACCGAGCCTTCGGTGACCTCGTACTCCTCGCGCCCGGCGAGCACGCTCGCGAGCGTGGACTTCCCAGACCCGTTCGGGCCCATGATGGCGTGGACCTCGCCGGCCTCGACGGTCAGGTCGATCCCCTTGAGGATCTCGTGGCCTTCGACGTTCGCGTGCAGGTTCTTGATTTCAAGCATGACGTTCGGATTTCAGAATCGGGTGGTGACAGGCGAGGCAACCGTAGGGGCACGATGCATCGTGCCCTTACCGTGTGGACGGCGGGATCAACCCACCGAGCCTTCGAGCTGGATAGAGAGGAGCTTCTGGGCCTCGACGGCGAACTCCATCGGGAGCTTGGCGAGGATCTGCTTGGCGAAGCCGTTGACGATGAGGTTGAGCGCGTCCTGCTCGGAGATCCCGCGCTGCTGGCAATAGAACATCTGGTCCTCGCCGACCTTCGACGTCGTCGCCTCGTGCTCGACCTTCGCCGTCGCGTT
This genomic interval from Rhodothermales bacterium contains the following:
- the sufD gene encoding Fe-S cluster assembly protein SufD; the encoded protein is MIDTLEKTPDLNERIASAYEFQLEQRSNGSPSAFRDLRERAAASFDTLGIPTRKHEAWKYTNIEKALRHDYAVIEPGAPSDLDAADVADLRISGFDAYTLIVVNGTVAPHLGDANGLPAGITVESLRDAAESDADAVATYFGKYADVDADAFVALNTQFDLDGVFLRVDKGVTLDRPIQIIHVTDADEDALLQTRNLYVFGENSEALVVETYHSTSDVKTFGNRVSEIVVGRAARINVLQLQTESEQASQVNTVQVYQEAQSYFAAHTYTLGGALVRNNVNAVPNGEGCETHLYGLYIVDGTQHVDNHTLVDHAKPNCFSNELYRGIIDGKATGVFNGKVFVRRDAQQTNAYQSSQGVVLSDDAHHYSKPELEIYADDVKCSHGSTTGELEPEHVFYLRSRGLSERQAKALLLYAFAHDIVEELPHAALRTYLDGLIDQQLSV
- the sufC gene encoding Fe-S cluster assembly ATPase SufC, giving the protein MLEIKNLHANVEGHEILKGIDLTVEAGEVHAIMGPNGSGKSTLASVLAGREEYEVTEGSVTYHGQDLLDMDPEERARDGVFLAFQYPVELPGVSTMQFLRTAVNSMREHRGEGEMNVAAFMKLMREKADFVNLDHKLMQRSVNEGFSGGEKKRAEIFQMAMLDPKLAILDETDSGLDIDALKIVSEGVNKLRGPERAFVLITHYQRLLNYIIPDVVHILMDGRIVKSGGKELAHELEAKGYDWIREHANDAVTA